The genomic segment TATAACAAGAGAAGGTGCCATGTCTCTCTTTGTTTTCCCTGAAAACGTAGCCAAATGCAAGAAAGCTCCTGAGAGAATGTTCCGCACACTCGATCTCTACGAGGCAATCGCGGATCTCTGGCCTGAAATCGAATCCATCTTCGATTTAGAATCAACCTCAACCGTCAAAAAACAGGCCATTAACTCACTAATCAAGCTCGGGGAGGCAGTCCGCGCAATTCTAACAGAATTCGAGTCAGCAATCTCAAAAGACCACTCAAAAGCAGCAGTCCCAGGTGGTGGCATTCATCCCCTGACACGATACGTAATGAACTACGTCACTTTCCTCACTGACTACAGTGGCATACTTGCGGACATCCTAGCTGACTGGCCTCTACCAGTTCTATCTTCATTACCAGAAGCTTACTTCGGTAGCCCCTTCTCCGATGACGGCACAATTAACTCAGCAATATCAACAAGATTAGCCTGGCTGATTCTTGTTATGCTATGCAAACTCGATGGCGGAGCTGCGAAATACAAAGATGCGGCTCTCTCGTATCTATTCCTCGCAAACAATCTTCAATACGTGGTAAATAAAGTCCAGAAATCCAACCTAAAATTTCTTCATGGTGATGAATGGATAGAGAAGCACGAGGCAAGGGTACAGCAATATGTATCAAATTATGAACGCATGGGCTGGAGCAAAGTGTTTGCTAGACTACCGGATATTAATGATAATCAGATGACAACCCAACAAATCACTGAGTGTTTTAACAGTTTTAATTCTTCTTTTGAAGAGGCCTATAACAAACAAGCTTCGTGGGTTGTTTCCGATTCCAAATTGAGAGACCAGATTAAACTTTCGGTAGCCAGAAAGCTTGTCCCGGCATACAGGGAATTTTATGAGAAGGATCGGCAAGTGGTGGTAAGGAAGGAAGGGATTGTCAGATTTGCCCCGGATGACTTAGAGAATTACTTGTCCGATTTGCTTTTTGGGACTGGAGGTTCAAGCAGTCATCTTTCGTCATCTTCCTCACTGTCTTCAATTTCCTCGTCTCCTAGTCACTCTCGAGGCGGCCGAAGTCATTGAGCGGCCGCCCATTCCTATTCTCAGCCGTTCTGGTCCAAGGGAACCTCTTGAGCTCGTGGTTCTTGTgaacatattttgtttttcaaagatGCGTGTATAGCTTTTTGTCACGTGCGTACGTCACCCTGTTGACCGTTTATGAGATTGTAAAGATACGCTTTGacagaaattattatttaatttagatatttatataaaatattatataatttaaatattttttaagataatttattttaaaaaaattatataaatatagctCATCTCTTTAGAATCAatacaagtttaataaaatCCTTAAACAAAATTTAGGAAACATTTAAGtgtagaaaatattatttattctgtttttacactcaaataaaattcattctCTTTGTCACCTATATAAACATTATATGGTACtttcattaaaaatacaaagaatttttttaattatatatatacacatttctactgaaatttctgtaaagttttttttatattttttcaatatcaagTTATtgactcatttaatttttacaatctacaaataaaatttcacttGTTCCCGTCTTCTTGGAATTCTgttattacacacacacacactaacatAAGAAcaacttcttttttctctatatttactcaaacatataaattattaaattattttaaaaaaaatatcttaagtaATGGGACAATTAACTTAATTACAACataaatccaaatatatatttgttttaatacaAATAAACCTAAAACATAGTCTATATAGTTCCAGTCGTGtggttttaaaataaactaattaagatatatcatccatatttaatttagattcatacattttttaattacaaaattatattatatagcaAAATATGCATTGAATACACAAATTACAAAAGCAATACCCATTACTCATCATGATGCTATGACGTATCTGAAATTTATATCATACGCAACATAATTAGTTTATACACGAAGAATATTCactaatattattactattacttcTATTCATGTAATTCTTTCCAACTCAAACAATTTGCATAGTTTAAGAATACAACATCATCTTTTGTCAAACAAGCATTTGTTCCATTCTACATGAATAAATTTCTCCAATTGTCCATTAACCAGGGTACTAGTCCTAGTAATCTTAGGGACCAGTTTCTCTAATAAATCGTTAATCAGAGAATTATCCTATTAATCAGGAAACCAAAATCTTAGTTTGAACATTAATCAAGGTACTAGTTTCATTTATTAGGGTAACTAGTTTCTTCATCAATTTATTGTTTATCAAATAGAATTGTTTAATATTAAGGGAGAATTACAAACATAGTAAACTAATGCTTACATTTTAAGGTGTCGAGCATTTACCTGAAGTTTAAGCTCGTGAATTGATCTCCTGCTATTGAGTGAGTCCAACGATCTCCCATATACCAATAGAAACAATATCATTTACTATTCTTAatgcaacataaaaaaaactatttagtcaAATTTAGTCcaaccttctttttatttttaatttgtatctagagttttataatttcaatttaagtGAGGTCAATTTCAATGGAAAGATATCATCCCTCACTTTCACTTTCATATAAACTTATTCcaatattttgtcattttcgAGTCTTAAATCCAACTAAAAGTTGGACTACAAAGCTAtccaatttttaaatttttttcttttgacataTATTGAagtatttcatttgtttttttcaccaTTGAACACAAACATCATTTACCCCATCATCCAAATAATCAACTAACTTTTCTCACTTTTTTctacaaataatcaaaattatcttattaaaaaCACATTCATTTTCTCTACATTCCttcctttataatattttaacataacACAAAATCTTCATAATTTCCAAGAATTTTGAAATGTTCTTAACACAAAGTTTAACAAACTTTCcattacaatttaaaacacaaaaatttctatttcttttccaTCCACTTTTTACATTTTATACATGCTAAATTAGTCATAATCAAACAACattcatgcattgatttgaattttcttcaatttgattcCTTTATGGCCAACACTAATATCCTTCAAAACCCtagaattgtttttcatttctacgttattttgagttgttttcATCCATTTCCatcctaattacatttaaaaaaatcaatttctcacTTCTCTCAATTTTGCTCATGAACCCTAACCTAAAATTTACAATTCACATATCAATTTCTCATCGTAATCAATCTAActtttatattcaaatttaaaatctcttaATTGGTGATAAAGTGAGTTTTAAACCTTAATTTGTCAAAAAATTTCTGACACTCTCTCTTTACTCCCCTTCGTCGGCCCTTCATTGCCCAAATTTCTTTCACTTTTTCTCCTTTAATCCTTGTTTAGAAATTGTTCCCTCACTATTAAACCTAACTCTTACCTAAATCCCTTTGATTTTATCGCTTTTTTCTCTTACTTTATGGTGAAAAAAGATTTGAGAACCCTTtccttattttcttctctttattgTCAGCTaatgaagagaaaaaattagGGGTTTTATAGTCATATTTCTAGGTAATTACACATTGACTTCTTAGtttagctattttattttttcttgtcctctttttttctattttctaacaCTTGTTCCAtatactattttatttcttttaatttcatattttatcatctaactctatatctttaatttaacttaacCCATTCCATTTCCaagttaatatta from the Populus nigra chromosome 1, ddPopNigr1.1, whole genome shotgun sequence genome contains:
- the LOC133692078 gene encoding exocyst complex component EXO70H1-like, producing the protein MRTMLHKQSPSASPNPSPHHRHTFSDTLMDEKIEIAQALISKWDVSPNSSSLYCNITNLFAADNRYEAKQYLNSIKDLHAAMQYYISHEPTSENLVLAQGLMQIAIKRLEREFYIILKSNRQHLDPESVSRASRSSVSEFEDESEDEEESRAGEDSISEVERVSMSAMEDLKAISECMISAGYGKECIKMYKNIRKSIVDEALYHLNVDSRLSFAQIQKMDWEVLEVKIKTWLNAVKVAVNTLFYGERILCDQVFSSSPAMRESCFADITREGAMSLFVFPENVAKCKKAPERMFRTLDLYEAIADLWPEIESIFDLESTSTVKKQAINSLIKLGEAVRAILTEFESAISKDHSKAAVPGGGIHPLTRYVMNYVTFLTDYSGILADILADWPLPVLSSLPEAYFGSPFSDDGTINSAISTRLAWLILVMLCKLDGGAAKYKDAALSYLFLANNLQYVVNKVQKSNLKFLHGDEWIEKHEARVQQYVSNYERMGWSKVFARLPDINDNQMTTQQITECFNSFNSSFEEAYNKQASWVVSDSKLRDQIKLSVARKLVPAYREFYEKDRQVVVRKEGIVRFAPDDLENYLSDLLFGTGGSSSHLSSSSSLSSISSSPSHSRGGRSH